The Pseudorasbora parva isolate DD20220531a chromosome 16, ASM2467924v1, whole genome shotgun sequence genome includes a region encoding these proteins:
- the srpra gene encoding signal recognition particle receptor subunit alpha, which produces MLDFFAIFSKGGIVLWCFQGAGVNESFTGPVNALIRSVILQERTGNNSFTHNALSLKYKLDNEFELVFVVGFQKILTLTYVDKFMDDVQLHFRDRYKNELEQRGALKFLLNNFEFGEDFHSLLRVAEDGSKAKAPVSMRPFKESQKSQKTVKSMIETKDGDKSKEQGGKKSKNAKKEGVSGGDQTKAASQTTSKKAVENGNDGLTPEEIIERNRAKFFSKQLGGVKVEKTSKSPKPQKPKGKANRVWDMGGRNTGDLDYSGSNGNTGDAQNQDHEASAEPLIQVDSMKGDLRGVDYESSDEEDEEVEEEEEEEEEKKRVVVPNPSKKGAKKGGFGGMFGMLKGLVGSKNLTQEDMEPVLDKMRDHLIAKNVAAEIASQLCESVAKKLEGKVMGTFTTVASTVKQALQDSLVQILQPKRRVDILRDVLDARSQRKPFVITFCGVNGVGKSTNLAKISYWLIENGFSVLIAACDTFRAGAVEQLRTHQRRLNSLHPPEKHGGRPAVQLFEKGYGKDAAGIAMEAIAFARNQGFEVVLIDTAGRMQDNAPLMTALAKLIAVNTPDLVLFVGEALVGNEAVDQLVKFNQALADHSKTDKPRLIDGIVLTKFDTIDDKVGAAISMTYITGQPIVFVGTGQTYSDLRSLNARAVVSTLMKA; this is translated from the exons ATGCTGGACTTCTTCGCCATCTTCAGTAAAGGGGGCATCGTGTTGTGGTGTTTTCAGGGCGCCGGAGTCAATGAGTCCTTTACCGGGCCTGTCAATGCTCTCATCCGCTCCGTCATCCTCCAG GAGAGGACAGGGAATAACTCTTTCACCCATAATGCCCTGAGTCTTAAATACAAGCTGGACAATGAGTTTGAGCTTGTGTTTGTG GTGGGTTTTCAAAAGATCCTGACGCTGACGTATGTGGATAAGTTTATGGATGATGTCCAGCTTCACTTCAGGGATCGATACAAGAATGAGCTGGAGCAGAGAGGCGCCCTAAAATTTCTGCTCAATAATTTTGAGTTTGGAGAGGACTTCCACAGTCTTTTGCG GGTGGCGGAGGACGGCAGCAAAGCCAAGGCCCCCGTCTCCATGAGGCCTTTCAAAGAGTCCCAGAAATCCCAGAAAACTGTGAAGTCTATGATTGAGACAAAGGATGGAGACAAAAGCAAGGAGCAAGGAGGCAAGAAAAGTAAAAATGCCAAAAAAGAAG GTGTCTCAGGAGGAGATCAGACTAAAGCTGCTTCACAGACCACCTCTAAAAAGGCTGTGGAGAATGGAAACGATGGTCTGACCCCAGAGGAGATCATTGAGAGGAACCGTGCCAAGTTCTTCAGCAAGCAGTTGGGTGGCGTAAAAGTAGAGAAGACCAG TAAGTCCCCTAAACCCCAGAAGCCAAAAGGGAAGGCAAACCGGGTGTGGGATATGGGTGGGAGGAACACTGGAGATCTGGACTACAGTGGAAGCAATGGCAACACTGGTGACGCACAGAACCAAGACCATGAAGCCTCAGCTGAACCG cTGATTCAGGTGGATTCAATGAAAGGTGACCTGCGTGGTGTTGATTATGAGTCCTCAGACGAAGAGGATGAAGaagtggaggaagaggaggaggaggaggaagagaagaAGAGAGTTGTGGTGCCAAATCCTAGCAAGAAAGG AGCTAAAAAGGGTGGTTTTGGGGGGATGTTTGGGATGCTGAAAGGCCTGGTGGGCTCTAAGAATCTGACTCAGGAGGACATGGAGCCAGTTCTGGACAAGATGAGGGACCACCTCATTG CCAAGAATGTAGCAGCTGAAATAGCCTCCCAGCTCTGTGAGTCTGTGGCCAAGAAACTGGAAGGCAAAGTCATGGGCACTTTCACCA CTGTGGCCTCTACGGTGAAGCAGGCTCTGCAGGACTCTCTGGTGCAGATCTTGCAGCCCAAGCGCCGCGTGGACATCTTGAGGGACGTGCTAGATGCTCGTTCTCAGCGCAAACCCTTCGTCATCACCTTCTGTGGGGTCAACGGCGTCGGCAAGTCCACCAACCTCGCCAAG ATCTCGTATTGGCTGATTGAGAACGGGTTCTCTGTGCTCATCGCCGCCTGTGATACGTTCCGCGCGGGTGCCGTGGAGCAGCTGAGGACTCACCAGCGGCGCCTGAACTCTCTGCACCCCCCGGAGAAGCACGGCGGACGCCCGGCCGTACAACTCTTCGAGAAGGGCTACGGCAAGGACGCTGCTGGGATCGCCATGGAAGCTATAGCTTTTG CTCGTAACCAGGGTTTTGAAGTGGTGTTGATCGATACAGCTGGCCGCATGCAGGATAACGCCCCTCTAATGACGGCTCTGGCTAAGCTGATTGCGGTCAACACCCCAGACCTGGTCTTGTTTGTGGGAGAAGCACTTGTGGGCAATGAGGCTGTGGATCAGCTG GTTAAATTTAATCAAGCTCTGGCTGATCATTCCAAGACTGACAAACCCAGGCTCATCGATGGCATCGTTCTCACCAAGTTTGACACCATCGATGACAAG GTGGGTGCTGCCATCTCCATGACCTACATCACGGGACAGCCCATCGTGTTCGTGGGCACCGGGCAGACGTACAGCGATCTGCGAAGCCTCAACGCCAGGGCCGTGGTCAGCACGCTCATGAAGGCCTGA